The Oryzias latipes chromosome 1, ASM223467v1 genome contains a region encoding:
- the rab11fip4 gene encoding rab11 family-interacting protein 4 isoform X3, translated as MSTLAYPDPVPECQLFPKEAEEPVEEEEGRERESDRDSAVESTQGSDTLDRLTRLGDKEETLGELFFPGEKAGQTSISVTSDLSTRSSASLNEEQFEDYGEGDDPDYTPSSPCLEDETRTNGCSDLGSSVPSSAGQTPRKVRHHYAGELMDVYCSQCSKKVNQLNDLEVRLKHLRANSPNRKISSTAFGRQLLHNSNLSSSNGSTEDLFRDSIDSCDVDINEKVSSLEKKVAELENEIVMNGDLKSRLKQENTQLVHRVNELEELLKDQETRAEQTLQEETRRHREAYIKMERDKSTHIELLHSRVKQLEDENMEMSLNLCRLKSQTEKLDEEKQRMTNKLEDTSLRLKDEMDLYRKMMDKLKQNRQQFQTEKEAMQELIEDLRRELEHLQLFKLEAEKPGRGRSSSSGLADLSCRTREVELEHEVKRLRQSFTSQDFLPPEFHQLLLSGARLCPDVMENHKLKEQNDELNGQILSLSLFEAKNLFATQTKAQSLAAEIENASRDQLMDALKQQEEINIRLRQYMDKIILSILDHNPSILEIKN; from the exons ATGAGCACCCTGGCCTATCCTGACCCCGTCCCTGAGTGCCAGCTGTTCCCCAAAGAGGCAGAAGAGCCcgtggaggaagaagagggcaGGGAGCGGGAATCTGATAGAGACAGTGCTGTAGAAAGCACCCAGGGATCAGACACCTTAGACAGGCTCACCAGACTTGGAGATAAAGAGGAGACACTGGGGGAATTGTTTTTCCCCGGGGAGAA GGCTGGGCAGACTAGTATCtcggtgacctctgacctttcgACACGTTCTTCGGCTTCCCTGAACGAGGAGCAGTTTGAGGACTACGGAGAGGGGGATGACCCAGACTACACTCCCAGCAGCCCCTGTCTGGAGGACGAGACTCGCACCAACGGCTGCTCTGACCTCGGCTCATCTGTGCCCTCAAG CGCGGGCCAGACACCACGCAAAGTGCGGCACCATTACGCCGGCGAACTCATGGATGTCTACTGTTCACAGTGCAGCAAAAAGGTCAACCAGCTCAATGACCTGGAGGTTCGCCTCAAACACCTCAGAGCGAACAG tcCCAACAGAAAAATCTCCAGCACGGCCTTTGGAAG GCAGCTGCTTCACAACAGCAACCTGAGCAGCAGTAACGGAAGCACAGAGGACCTTTTCAGAGACAGCATTGACTCCTGTGACGTCGACATCAAcgagaag GTGAGTTCTCTTGAGAAGAAGGTGGCAGAACTGGAAAATGAGATTGTGATGAATGGAGATCTCAAGTCCAGGCTAAAGCAGGAGAATACACAGCTAGTACACAG AGTTAATGAACTGGAAGAGCTGCTCAAGGACCAAGAAACCCGAGCAGAACAAACtctgcaggaggagacacgGAGGCACAGGGAGGCCTACATCAAGATGGAGAGGGACAAAAGCACGCACATAGAACTACTTCACAGTCG GGTAAAGCAGCTGGAAGATGAAAACATGGAGATGTCTCTTAACCTGTGCCGTCTGAAGTCACAGACAGAGAAGCTGGACGAG GAGAAGCAGAGGATGACCAATAAGCTGGAGGACACCAGTCTGCGACTGAAGGATGAAATGGACCTCTACAgaaaaatgatggacaaactgAAGCAGAACAGACAGCAGTTCCAGACAGAGAAGGAAGCCATGCaggag CTAATAGAGGACCTGCGCCGAGAGCTGGAGCATTTGCAGCTCTTCAAGCTGGAGGCAGAGAAGCCCGGCCGGGGCCGCAGCTCTTCCTCTGGACTCGCAGACCTCAGCTGCAGGACCAGGGAGGTAGAGCTTGAGCACGAGGTCAAGAGACTCAGGCAG TCGTTTACATCCCAGGACTTTCTTCCCCCTGAATTCCATCAGCTGCTGTTATCTGGGGCTCGGCTCTGCCCCGACGTCATG gagaaCCACAAACTGAAAGAACAGAACGACGAGCTAAACGGTCAGATCCTCAGCCTGAGCCTGTTTGAAGCCAAGAACCTGTTTGCCACGCAGACCAAGGCCCAGTCTCTAGCAGCTGAAATAGAGAATGCTTCCAGAGACCAG